Proteins encoded in a region of the Streptomyces sp. NBC_00258 genome:
- a CDS encoding P-II family nitrogen regulator — protein MKLITAVVKPHRLDEIKEALQAFGVHGLTVTEASGYGRQRGHTEVYRGAEYTVDLVPKIRIEVLVEDDDAEQLLDVIVKAARTGKIGDGKVWSVPVDTAVRVRTGERGPDAL, from the coding sequence ATGAAGCTCATCACCGCCGTCGTGAAGCCCCACCGGCTCGACGAGATCAAGGAGGCCCTCCAGGCCTTCGGCGTTCACGGTCTGACGGTCACCGAGGCGAGCGGCTACGGTCGTCAGCGGGGTCACACCGAGGTCTACCGCGGTGCCGAGTACACCGTCGACCTCGTCCCCAAGATCCGCATCGAGGTGCTGGTCGAGGACGACGACGCCGAGCAGCTGCTCGACGTCATCGTGAAGGCGGCCCGCACCGGCAAGATCGGCGACGGCAAGGTCTGGTCCGTCCCGGTCGACACGGCGGTCCGGGTCCGGACCGGCGAGCGCGGACCCGACGCGCTGTAG
- a CDS encoding ammonium transporter, giving the protein MAPAITLAADAPTLSAANTGFMLICSALVLIMTPGLAFFYGGMVRVKSTLNMLMMSFISMGIVTILWVLYGFSLAFGTDSGSIIGWSSDYVGLSGIGITQLWDGYTIPIYVFAVFQLMFAIITPALISGAVADRVKFTGWALFVALWATVVYFPVAHWVWGAGGWAFELGVIDFAGGTAVHINAGAAALGVILVIGKRVGFKRDPMRPHSLPLVMLGAGLLWFGWFGFNAGSWLGNDDGVGALMFINTQIATAAAMLAWLAYEKIRHGAFTTLGAASGAVAGLVAITPSGGAISPLGAIAVGAIAGILCAMAVGLKYKFGYDDSLDVVGVHLVGGVAGSLLIGFFATGGGQSDVAGLFYGGGLDQFWKQCAGVFAVLAYSLVASAVLAFLIDKTIGMRVSEDDEIAGIDQAEHAETAYDFSGGGGGASFSAAASPAQGTPAKKVDA; this is encoded by the coding sequence ATGGCACCAGCCATCACGCTTGCCGCAGACGCTCCCACGCTGTCTGCCGCCAACACCGGGTTCATGCTCATCTGTTCCGCCCTGGTGCTGATCATGACTCCCGGACTCGCCTTCTTCTACGGAGGCATGGTCCGGGTCAAGAGCACCCTGAACATGTTGATGATGAGCTTCATCAGCATGGGGATCGTCACCATCCTGTGGGTGCTCTACGGCTTCTCGCTCGCCTTCGGCACCGACTCGGGCAGCATCATCGGCTGGTCCTCGGACTACGTGGGCCTCAGCGGAATCGGCATCACGCAGCTCTGGGACGGCTACACCATCCCGATCTACGTCTTCGCCGTCTTCCAGCTGATGTTCGCGATCATCACGCCCGCCCTGATCAGCGGTGCCGTCGCGGACCGTGTGAAGTTCACGGGCTGGGCGCTGTTCGTCGCCCTGTGGGCCACGGTCGTCTACTTCCCGGTCGCGCACTGGGTCTGGGGCGCCGGCGGCTGGGCCTTCGAGCTCGGCGTCATCGACTTCGCCGGTGGTACGGCGGTCCACATCAACGCGGGTGCCGCGGCGCTCGGTGTGATCCTCGTGATCGGCAAGCGCGTCGGCTTCAAGAGGGACCCGATGCGCCCGCACAGCCTGCCGCTGGTCATGCTCGGCGCCGGTCTGCTGTGGTTCGGCTGGTTCGGATTCAACGCCGGCTCCTGGCTCGGCAACGACGACGGCGTCGGCGCGCTGATGTTCATCAACACGCAGATCGCCACCGCCGCGGCCATGCTGGCCTGGCTCGCGTACGAGAAGATCCGCCACGGCGCGTTCACCACGCTGGGTGCCGCCTCCGGCGCGGTCGCCGGTCTGGTCGCCATCACCCCGTCGGGTGGTGCGATCTCCCCGCTCGGCGCGATCGCCGTCGGCGCCATCGCGGGCATCCTCTGCGCCATGGCCGTCGGCCTCAAGTACAAGTTCGGCTACGACGACTCGCTCGACGTCGTCGGAGTCCACCTCGTCGGCGGTGTCGCCGGCTCCCTGCTGATCGGCTTCTTCGCCACCGGCGGCGGCCAGTCCGACGTCGCGGGCCTCTTCTACGGCGGCGGCCTCGACCAGTTCTGGAAGCAGTGTGCCGGTGTCTTCGCGGTCCTGGCCTACTCCCTCGTGGCCTCCGCGGTGCTCGCCTTCCTGATCGACAAGACGATCGGGATGCGCGTCTCCGAGGACGACGAGATCGCGGGCATCGACCAGGCGGAGCACGCCGAAACCGCATACGACTTCAGCGGTGGCGGCGGCGGCGCGTCCTTCAGTGCCGCAGCCTCCCCGGCCCAGGGCACCCCGGCCAAGAAGGTGGACGCATGA
- the nsdA gene encoding transcriptional repressor NsdA, which yields MGGNGGGGTTADKRPNELLGSWFVRSGWSKGELARQVNRRARQLGANHISTDTSRVRRWLDGENPREPIPRILSELFSERFGCVVAVEDLGLRAAHQSPSVSGVDLPWTGPQTVALIGEFSRSDLMLARRGFLGTSLVLSAGPSLIEPMQRWLVPSPVTPREQPESAAALRRPGRLSQPELDLLESTTVMFRQWDAQCGGGLRRKAVVGQLHEVTDLLQEPQPEATTRRLFKVAAELAELAGWMSYDVGLQPTAQKYFVLALHAAKEAADKPLGSYVLSSMSRQMIHLGRPDDALELIHLAQYGSRDCASPRTQSMLYAMEARAYANMGQPGKCKRAVRMAEDTFGDALEFDEPEPDWIRFFSEAELHGENSHSFRDLAYVAGRSPTYASLAEPVMQKAVDLFEKDTEHQRSYALNLVGMGTVHLLRREPEQSTVLVRQALGIAKKVRSERVNTRIRKTVDTAVRDFGDLAAVVDLTEQLAIDLPETAEAV from the coding sequence GTGGGCGGCAACGGCGGAGGCGGGACGACTGCTGACAAGCGCCCCAATGAGCTGTTGGGCTCGTGGTTCGTGCGCAGCGGTTGGTCCAAGGGTGAGCTGGCGCGTCAAGTGAACCGCAGGGCACGCCAGTTGGGAGCCAACCACATCTCGACGGACACCTCTCGCGTCCGCCGCTGGCTGGACGGCGAGAACCCCCGCGAGCCCATCCCGCGCATCCTCTCCGAGCTGTTCTCCGAGCGCTTCGGCTGTGTCGTCGCCGTCGAGGACCTGGGCCTGCGCGCCGCGCACCAGTCACCGTCCGTGTCCGGTGTCGACCTGCCCTGGACGGGTCCGCAGACCGTCGCCCTGATCGGTGAGTTCTCGCGCAGTGACCTGATGCTGGCGCGGCGCGGATTCCTCGGCACGTCACTGGTGCTCTCCGCGGGCCCCTCGCTGATCGAGCCCATGCAGCGCTGGCTGGTGCCCAGCCCCGTCACCCCCCGTGAGCAGCCCGAGTCGGCAGCCGCCCTGCGCCGCCCCGGCCGGCTCTCCCAGCCCGAGCTGGACCTCCTCGAATCCACCACGGTGATGTTCCGCCAGTGGGACGCGCAGTGCGGCGGCGGCCTGCGCCGCAAGGCGGTCGTCGGCCAGCTGCACGAGGTGACCGACCTCCTCCAGGAGCCGCAGCCCGAGGCCACCACCAGGCGTCTGTTCAAGGTCGCCGCCGAGCTGGCCGAGCTGGCGGGCTGGATGAGCTACGACGTCGGGCTCCAGCCGACCGCCCAGAAGTACTTCGTCCTCGCCCTGCACGCCGCCAAGGAAGCCGCCGACAAGCCGCTCGGCTCGTACGTCCTGTCCAGCATGAGCCGCCAGATGATCCACCTCGGCCGGCCCGACGACGCTCTGGAACTGATCCACCTCGCCCAGTACGGAAGCCGCGACTGCGCGAGCCCCCGCACCCAGTCCATGCTGTATGCGATGGAGGCCCGGGCCTACGCCAACATGGGGCAGCCCGGAAAGTGCAAGCGAGCCGTCCGGATGGCCGAGGACACCTTCGGTGACGCGCTCGAGTTCGACGAGCCCGAGCCCGACTGGATCCGCTTCTTCTCCGAGGCCGAGCTGCACGGCGAGAACTCCCACTCCTTCCGCGACCTGGCCTACGTCGCGGGCCGCAGCCCCACGTACGCCTCGCTGGCCGAGCCCGTCATGCAGAAGGCCGTCGACCTCTTCGAGAAGGACACCGAGCACCAGCGTTCGTACGCACTCAACCTCGTCGGGATGGGCACGGTGCACCTGCTCCGGCGGGAGCCCGAGCAGAGCACGGTCCTGGTGCGCCAGGCCCTCGGGATCGCCAAGAAGGTGCGCTCCGAGCGGGTCAACACTCGTATCCGAAAAACCGTCGACACGGCTGTACGCGATTTCGGGGATCTCGCCGCCGTGGTGGACCTCACCGAGCAGCTCGCCATCGATCTGCCCGAGACCGCCGAGGCGGTCTGA
- a CDS encoding bifunctional DNA primase/polymerase: MGFTIGGIREIRSGSRRRGRSSECTAVAEFTGLWGWDVAPGARTAGGTCSCGRADCPAPGAHPLDFAPVVPAGATLDEVTQAWGEFPGAAVMLPVGRAFDIIDVAEPAGRRALVRLERMGLPVGPVAATPDGRAHFFVAPGAAAELPELLYRMGWDDAALDLHGLGPGTYVTAPPSDRAGLGPVHWLRSPALDSATKPPAARLLLGTLAYVAHRSRA; encoded by the coding sequence ATGGGCTTCACGATCGGCGGCATCCGCGAAATCCGGTCCGGCTCTCGTCGCCGCGGCCGCTCCTCGGAGTGCACGGCCGTGGCCGAGTTCACCGGACTGTGGGGCTGGGACGTGGCGCCCGGCGCCCGTACGGCCGGGGGGACCTGCTCGTGCGGCCGGGCCGACTGCCCGGCACCCGGCGCACATCCCCTGGACTTCGCCCCGGTCGTCCCGGCCGGTGCCACCCTCGACGAAGTGACGCAGGCCTGGGGCGAGTTCCCCGGCGCCGCGGTGATGCTTCCCGTGGGCCGCGCCTTCGACATCATCGACGTCGCCGAGCCGGCCGGCCGCCGAGCCCTGGTCCGGCTCGAACGCATGGGGCTCCCGGTGGGCCCCGTGGCCGCCACCCCGGACGGCCGCGCCCACTTCTTCGTGGCCCCCGGCGCCGCGGCCGAACTGCCCGAGCTGCTCTACCGCATGGGCTGGGACGACGCCGCGCTCGACCTGCACGGCCTGGGCCCCGGCACATACGTCACGGCCCCGCCCTCCGACCGCGCCGGCCTCGGCCCGGTCCACTGGCTCCGCTCCCCCGCCCTCGACTCGGCCACGAAGCCGCCCGCCGCGCGGCTGTTGCTGGGGACACTGGCGTACGTGGCACACCGGTCGCGCGCGTAG